From the Mahella australiensis 50-1 BON genome, the window TAATTTGGCATATATACCTCGTTTATTGCTACCGTACGTTCCACCCCTTCGTCTACCGACCTATACGCTCCACATGCGGTACCGGCCAGTATGGCAGCGCCTAAACACGCAGCTTCCCTTATTTGTAATGTACATATATTGTGTTTTACTATATCAGCTTTAAGCTGAAGACCTTTTGGAGATTTCGCTCCACCTCCCACTGCTCGTATCTCGTTTATGAACATGCCGGCTTGGCTCATATATTCCATAATAAATTGGAGAGATGAGAGCCGCTTTTTAATTATATTGGATACTATATGGATACGATAAACTATATGAACACTTGTATTTACGCGATATCTGTGCTATAGTATATGCATGGATAAGAATAACTTAATTTATGCCAGAACATGCGTATATAACGTTAATTATCATATTGTATGGTCGGTTAAATATAGAAAGCCTGTTTTAACTGAAGATATACAGGAATTCCTTAAAGATCAGTTTACAAAAATAGGCAATGAAAAGGGATTCTCCATAGCTGCTATGGAGGTAATGCCTGATCATGTCCATGTATTTGCTTCAGCACATCCCCAAGTTGCGCCTTCCTATATTGTTAAGATGCTCAAGGGCATTAGCGCAAGAAGAACACTGATGCAATTCCCGCATCTTGCGCAATAACTGTGGAAAGGGCATTTATGGAACTCGTCGTTTTATATAGAGACCATAGGTTCAATATCCGAAGATGCAATCAAAAAATATATCGAACACCAAAATACAAGGGGGTGAAATAGTGAGATTAAAGAAAAATGAACCCGATACAAAGCAGAGGGTTATACAATTCGAGTTAAATCCCAATAAAGAACAATGCATTATATTAAGCGCTCTGACATATGCCTCATCAAAGCTTTGGAATGTGGCAAATTACGAGCGAATTACCTGGACGAAAGAAAGCGGCAATCCCTATCCGGACTGGTATGAACAAAAAGCGAGGCTAAAGGAAAGCTTTTGGTACAAAAACCTGCCATCGCAAACAGCTCAGGAAGTGCTCAAACAGCTGGACGAAGCTTGGAGCTCGTTTTACAAGCTGAAAAAGACCGGCGGTATAGAAAATCCAAGGCCGCCTAAATATAAGCATAGCAACTTCAATATACGGTACCTGAACAAAGGGTTTGTTATATCAGACGGAGTTATCAGGCTTACAGTACCAAAACAGCAGAAGTTGTATATGAAACAAAAATACGTTCTGGACACAGACTTTCTGTACATACAAATACCTGATAGATATAAAAACTTTACTGGCAAAGCAAAAGTCATCGAGATAATACCCATACCCAGGAGTAACAAATATAAGATTAATATTATCGTCGATTTGCCAGCAACCCAATATCAACAAGATAACGCAATATACATGGCCATCGATTTGGGAGTTAACAACCTTATGACATGCTATACGTCCACAGGCAAAAGCATGATCATATCGGGTAGGCAATTATTGAGCATAAACCGCTACTTCGACAAAGAGATAGCACACCATCAGTCGATAACATATGCGCAGCAAGCAGCGTCTGGGGCAAAGCACAAAAAGAGCAGCAGGCGGATACAACAGTTATATACAAAACGCAAAAAGCAGGTCCATCATCTTCTGCATACAGCCACCAAACAGGTTATAGACTTTGCTGAGCAAGAAGGGGTGACTGCCATTATTATTGGTGATTTATCGCATATTCGAGATGATAAAGACATGGGTAAAGTTAACAATCAGAAAGTTCACAAATGGCCGTTTAAGAAAGTAGAGGAGCTGCTTACATACAAAGCTGCTGACAGAGGCATATTTATTGACAAACAAGAAGAGAGCTACACCAGCCAGTGCAGCCCATATGCAACAGAGGTATCAGAAGCGAGCGCCCAAAAGAGCAATCGTAAATACAGGGGCTTATATGTGGTAGACAGTAAGGCCTACAACGCTGATTGTGTTGGAGCGTACAATATACTGAAGAAGTATCTGTGTAGGGTTGGCAAACCCAACCCAGCAGTAGTGGCGTTGGACACGCCGGAGATGTACCGATGGGATGGATATAGTTTCATCGGGAATCCGAAGCTCGCCAATTTATTGGCGATGTAGTTCACCCATGGCCACCGAGAGCATGGCCTATGAGCTGGCGCCTCATGGAATTCGCGTTAATGCAATAGCTCCCGGCTTAACGCTCAATGATGAGCAAAAGAACGAACATAAAGCTTTTATTGAATTAATAGAAAAATCCATACCTATGAGAAGAACAGGGCATGTCAAAGATATAGCTCAAGCCGCGGTATGGTTGGCATCAGATGAGGCCGATTATATAACCGGCATTACCTTAAGGGTAGACGGCGGATTGAATCTTCCAATGATGCAAGCATTAATAGAGGGGCGGCAAACCTTCATATAAAAACATGAATATAGGAGCTGTTTTTGATGTTATGCAGAAACAGCTCCTATGCTCCAAGCGATGCGTTTCTATGGCCGCACCGATGTACCGTCCGGTGTACGTGCCAGGGTCCACTGAGGTAATTCAGTGGAACATGGATATTTGGCTGCCAGATTCTCATCTATATCTATCCCAAGACCCGGCTTGTCATTAGGGTATACATAACCGTTCCTTACTTCTGGACAACCCGGGAATACCTCGAGCAGCTTGTCGGATATACCGCTCCATTCCTGTACGCCAAAGTTCGGTAAGCTCACATCTAGATGCACATTTGCTGCATGGCCTACGGGCGATACGTCTCCCGGTCCATGCCAGGCCGTGCGTACTCCGAACGCCTCGCATAAAGCAGCTAACTTTTTTGCCGGCGTTATGCCACCTATCTGGCTTATATGAACCCTTATAAAATCTATGAGGCGATGAGATATAAGCGGCACCCATTCCTGAGGATTATTGAATAATTCGCCCATAGCTATAGGTGTGGAGGTCTGATGACGCATCATCTCAAACCACTGCACCTGCTCCGGCGGCAGCGCATCTTCTAAGAAAAATAAACGATACGGCTCTAGATTTTTAGCCAATCGAACAGCCTCTATAGGCGACACA encodes:
- a CDS encoding FGGY-family carbohydrate kinase; the encoded protein is MEYMSQAGMFINEIRAVGGGAKSPKGLQLKADIVKHNICTLQIREAACLGAAILAGTACGAYRSVDEGVERTVAINEVYMPNYRACNIYDKRYNIYKDLYHTLKSINRQL
- a CDS encoding RNA-guided endonuclease InsQ/TnpB family protein; this encodes MRLKKNEPDTKQRVIQFELNPNKEQCIILSALTYASSKLWNVANYERITWTKESGNPYPDWYEQKARLKESFWYKNLPSQTAQEVLKQLDEAWSSFYKLKKTGGIENPRPPKYKHSNFNIRYLNKGFVISDGVIRLTVPKQQKLYMKQKYVLDTDFLYIQIPDRYKNFTGKAKVIEIIPIPRSNKYKINIIVDLPATQYQQDNAIYMAIDLGVNNLMTCYTSTGKSMIISGRQLLSINRYFDKEIAHHQSITYAQQAASGAKHKKSSRRIQQLYTKRKKQVHHLLHTATKQVIDFAEQEGVTAIIIGDLSHIRDDKDMGKVNNQKVHKWPFKKVEELLTYKAADRGIFIDKQEESYTSQCSPYATEVSEASAQKSNRKYRGLYVVDSKAYNADCVGAYNILKKYLCRVGKPNPAVVALDTPEMYRWDGYSFIGNPKLANLLAM
- a CDS encoding SDR family oxidoreductase, whose product is MATESMAYELAPHGIRVNAIAPGLTLNDEQKNEHKAFIELIEKSIPMRRTGHVKDIAQAAVWLASDEADYITGITLRVDGGLNLPMMQALIEGRQTFI